The Lytechinus variegatus isolate NC3 chromosome 1, Lvar_3.0, whole genome shotgun sequence nucleotide sequence GTTAGCAAGGAGACGCAcataacattttgatgaaacacAGTAGCCGGTGGCAATGGAAGgatgatgggggagggggggggggggggcggcagtCTCTTGATGGGATTCGAACCGTGTTGTGATGTTTTTATGCTGACAAGAGAATCGTCAATCATTTTCATCGGACATATAGAGTCATTCATTTTTACCAGGATCTTTCAGAAAACACGAGTTATCTCTTTCCTTGTGAACGTATATGGCCCTAACCTCTCAACATTTTCCATCCTTCATTTAGGCTTACCCATCTGCATCCAGGTAGACAATAGTGATCCATGTGGCGTGGAcaccttttaaaaataaattttgtggttATTGGATtcttaaaggttaagtccacctcagaaaaatgttgatttgaatcaatagagaaaaagcagagaagcataatgctgaaaatttcatcaaaatcggatgaaaactAAGAACTATgacgttttaaagtttcgcttaatttttcacaaaatagttaaatgcacaatctagtcacatgcaaatgagagaattgatgtccctcactcactatttcttttattttttattgtttgaattatatcaatatttcaatttttacagatttgacaataaggaccaacttgactgaaccacaaaatcACAATGGTacttccatatgttcagggcaaaataaaactttgtttcacagaacaatgaggagaaaattagaatatttcatataataaaatacaaaagaaatagtgcgtgagtaatgtcatcagttccctcatttgcatactgaccaggatgtgcatataactattttgtaaaattaagcgaaaattgaAATAGTCATAACTATCTCATTTTCCATCCGAtgttgatgaagttttcagtggtttttttttctctctttattcaaatcacttggggtggacttgtcctataaCGAAACGATCCACTGATGTAGCAACACACCTAGTGTACTCACTAAGagtaattattttcatcttGATCTTGAGGCCCTTGTAGTTATGACGCCATACAAGATCGTGTTTGGGTACATTGTCAAGTTATCAGTTGGCCATAAGTGGGGAAGAGCGGAgtgaattttttatttttggggaaggggtctaaaaataaaattgatatgacaCAATTGTAATCATGGAGCTATTCTGTTAATGGCAGAGTTAATGGCTCTATGTTGTAATGATTcgtttttcttgtttttgtttttttggaCGGGGAACAATCGTGAAATTCATAAATCCACTATCGACAAAATGTGCTGTTATATAAACTAGCAATTCTTTGGCAAGATCTCACGCTTTAGACCCCTCctcatatttttaaaacaaaaatattcacaatAAATATAAATTCGAATGTTTGAAGGCTGGTCTACAATATGGGACAAGGCTCTGCTTAAGTAACGTAAAGCAGAACAAATATTAGTTGAACATCGCCAATTTGCTACGACTCACCCTTCcaagaaagaataaataaatcacttaCACGTGTGAAAACGTTGCATAATCTTACTTGCTTGTCATCTTGTCTGACGTTATCAACATCATTAAATTAGACCCAGCTGAGCATCCCTTTAATTACAAGATTCCTTCATCTCTGGTactgtgtatgtgtgtgggtgtgtgtgtgtgtggggggggggtgatttgaTGGTTTGTTTGGGGTGGAGGAGACGATAGAGTGGAGGTGGGAGAAAGGGGAATAAATTGCAAAATTCGTCTCCTACCAACTCGCCCACTCACCGCATGGTATACTTCATTTCATGCCACTCCGTCCAACaaatttcgtctaacaaccattcggtccaataattatcacttcgtctaatcaccactTCGtttatgaccatttcgtctcataatcAGTTGGTCTAACgttcattttgttgttattactTTCgctaaattaaataaaattaaaaaaaaaattgaattaaattaataCCGAGTACAataagaccaaatggtatatggaccaaatggctattgaCCAAACTGGTTATTAGAAGAAAAGGTGAGTGGaagaaatggcaattagaccatgtggatagctAGTGGACGAACTAATGGGAGACCACAGTTTACGAGTTTGatattagacgaattggcattagaccaatcgAAAATAAACCAGCATCTCAGCAAACTGATTACCAAGGGAAGtttgtcagatccgacaaccTGTCGGATTTCAGTAAATATttagaatataataaaatacaaaagaaacagtgagtgggtgacgtcatcagttcccttttgtgcatataactgctttgtgaaataactttgaaactgtcaaaactttttaattttacgTCCGATTTGACGAGATTTTCAGTTGTAagctcatttgatttttttagattaaaatgAACACTTTAGGAGTGGATTTCCCATCTGACGacgttcaacccccccccctctcgtaCTTCAATATTCGCACACTCTTATCCTCCCTCTCTGTCTCATCTACCTAAAAAAGGCACTCTCCCATCTCCCTCAACGAAGTAAAGGGAAGTAACCCTGATGAAaagttttttgtaaaaaatagcagaaaagtatgataaaaaatattggaaagGGTTTGAGGAATATCCATTAAATATCAAAGTTTTTGATTTGACTACGTcttaaacgagcagctgccccatatgttatttaatataaaatgcataaatttcattttttaatggttcttgatgacttctttttattttctctttagtGGTGAGAGGAAATGATTTATGTATTggtatactgaaggtacaataaaaactattttcatttgtctgagaaaatgacatttcattatcTACCATACGATAattatgtaggaaagctgcccGAATGTGACGTCgcaaatcaaatatttaaaattcaaataccTTTTTTTAGTCTTTAAAGGATTCCCTCAAACCTTCGCcaacaatttaattttaaaagtttaagtttaaaagtttaattttACAATTAAACTTTTGTCAGGGTTAACTTCCCCTTTTAATTATTCCAtatcctctttctttttttctctctcccacATATACTCACGCTCGCTCATCTTCTATTTCAACTCTCCATCACGTCCATACTTATTATGGCATTCAGATCTCTGGCCTTTTCACATCCCACATCACTCTCCAAAACAACTACAATAAACATAGAGTCAAatcattcaattgattttctcaaGATTTTAATGCCTTCctggaaaataaataatataataaaatagaactTCAAATATTTCCTCCTTACGACATCGAATGCATGATATATAATCTCACGATCGTGTTGAATTTCCAACTTTCAATCATGAAGCAGGATAATAAAATGGATAAAAATTGCATTACATTTGATACATTCGTGAACTGATATGAAGGACTATATCTGGAACCGATTCCAGATATCCGGTCAAATATTTGAGTAAACCGGCTGTGCTATTATCAATCAATGTACACTAGTTTTTTAATGATTGtgtctcattttaaaaatgattggaaaatatgaatattaaaatatgaaaaatcgTGCTCGGATGATTTTAAAATCTTTCAACACGGAAGGtcataaaatatttgtgataaCATTTAAAATCAATGTGAAGTAAAACGCTTTTATTTCATCTGCTGAGTGGCAATagatttgtgaaataaaaatgattatccATATTATTAACTGACTTTCTGTTCTAAAACATGAAATGTGGAATCAATTCAGAAAAGTAGCCACATTTTTGTAGAAGTATTCTTTCTAGGTAACGTTTGGGCCGTCTCCCTAAGTACCCGATTCCACTGGATAAATGTTATTCTCTTACAGTAAATATGTCTTTATTCACCaagtcaaatttgtttttaaaatacattaaaatacactattaaaatgatgaaatagCTTATAGGAAATATTAAAGGGCAGTGcatttcaaaattattgaaatgatattttgccaactattttcaaaatatcgttATATAATAAACAAAGTCATGATATTATTTCAACTTCAAGATTGGCCTTAGTGCATAATCCGAACCGACTTTACGTTAAAGATGAACACCATGTTCCTGACGTGAGctgataataattattgaatACCTGTACGTACTCTTTCGCTCAGAAAATAAAGGTATCAAGTTCGAATATACTTGTAACTTTTTTCGATCACGACAACTGTTTCTGAAATCTAAAATTAATAGCCTGCCCTCTTGCGTCGTACATGTATAAGAGTCACGATATACTTGGGATAGCGGGAAATTCTATCAAAAAGTATGGATTTCTTTATAGATACCCcatgaaaaaatattagaatacatgtagtataataTTGTCATAAGCTCACATGTGTACCACTACTATATTTCAAGGAAAGTATGTCTCGTTTTTACATCAAATCTTGTCTGTATACCTGCATACACCTAAGAATTCAAACTACTCTACTTAGTCTCCTTCAGAAATGGGATTTCACTTTCCGTACACATGTAGAGTTGAATTGGCGGCCAATTACTTGAAAAGTTGTCACCCAATCTTGGATATTTGTTCCTCTCTGTATTATTCAGACTAGCTAACTTTTCTTCCCTCCGAGCTGTATTATTAGGTTTTTTCTATTGGATCTCGATAGAAAAGGTGTAGAAACCTTACAAAGTGGCTGGCAAACCGGTGGATAATCTCTGCATGGTTCAAAACGTGAAATGAATTGATTCCACATTAAGGTTTTCTTTTTTGATAAGttctttttttgtaaacaattgGCTGTGAGTTGTTTACAGAAGTAGCAGAGGCAGGAATGCTTGCACAAAACAGTGGAGGAGGTCCGTTTTCCGAGTTTGCATTTACAACGACCGTATGGGCCTATacttctttcacttttttttaaccagACGGGGTATTAACGCCAGTAATATCTTATAGTCAAGAATCAAAAAGTAGCTATCGGATTATCAAGCGAGATTTATTGGCAATTCAATTAGACCTGAAGTATGGAAATTCGAATTGATGAAGAAACGTGGTGTATAGGCACTGTATATCTGTAAACGTCTGAAAACATATAATTTCTGAAGGCAATCATTTAAATAAATACGGGAAAAAtctcattcataattatcacgCTGTCATATTTCGATCTCCAAATACGTAATGACGAaatcattgtaaaaaataatcCCCATAACacttttcaatatgttgtataACACATTACTGAGTTTTACAGAATATAAATCTTTACATACTCTCTCATACCTTAAATGAACTCTTACAAATTTGTTTATACTCTATGTGATATACTGAAAATATACACGAAGTGTaataagaaacaataaaaactgaatACAACGGTGGCAGTGTTTAGGAATACAGGAACGACAAACGAACAAATAAAATGGAGGAAAGtttaagaagaaaatatatgaatacttAGTATCGTAAGGCATCAATTTGTATGATAAATAAGTTTAGGACTGTTATTTGGAACACCATGTTCTTACAAGAAATACAAACTAAAGAGACAGATTAGCAGATATGACTTAGATTTTAGCCAAAATGTGATTACGTGGGGCAAATTGCGTTTAAATTGACCGATATTAAGCGGTGTACATGGTATTAAATACGTACTTAACTTTAAGGCGGGTGAATATTAATCGCGTAAAAATGAAGAGACAACGCATGCGCAGAGAGGTTCATTGGTGATAAGTTCCATCTCGCGTCACATTTAAAGTCAAGTTCTTCTTCATCGAAGGAAGTTAATCATgagcaaaataataaaatatacatttctatGGATTTCCAAGACTTGTGTggattacatgtacagtaaggAAGTAGCAACTCTGAATGAGAACGACAAAGTTACCGGTATACTTCATTTACACGTGTGACCAGGTAGAGAGAAATCGCAAATTGACAACTCTATTAAAACGTCTCTTAATATAAAACTTATTACTTTTCCCCCTGAAAATGTATAAACCCTATCGTCAAAACGGCGACGCTCATGTCCGTCTCTAATCGCACATCTTTCATTGTTTGTTCCAaggtgatgaaaaaatgaagatgCGGTCATTTCGAGAACTCCTTATCTTCCCTATGAGGTGTGCATCGACAACAGAATCCATagcatttaaaggacaagtccatgcaccccaacaaaaagttgatttgaataaaaggagaaaatcaaacaagcatagcactgaaaatttcatcaaaatcggatgtaaaataagaaaattatgacattttaaattttgcttgatatcacaaaaacagttaggcctatatgcacatcctggtcggtatacaAATGAGACTGATGAAATCATCcggtcactatttctttttttaaaattttgttttgtatttttttgtatgaaatattcaaattttctccccaCTGTCAAGataacgattaattcctccctgaacatgtggaattagcatttcTTAAAACTGAaaagttcagtcaagttggtccttatagctaaatctgtaaaaatgaaatattaattcaaacaataaaacacaaacgAAAGTGACTGAAGGTCATCATCGActtttctcatttcatttgcatgtcgttgaattgtgcatatcactgttttgtgaaaaataagcaaaactttaaaatgttataactttcttatttcacatccgactttgatgacatattcagcgttatgctagtttgatttttctctacttattcaaatcaaactttttctggggtgaacttgacctttaagtaaccAATGTTGCATTCGGCATGGAATACCTATGCAGAACGCGGGAGTTAACCTACGCAGTCTGCAATACCGTTTGACAAAAATGACTATCATTTCTCAATTccatcctgatcacagccagtACATGTTGTAAATAGGCTTGGACAGAGACGTCCATTGTGCTCGTTCAAAGTCATTTATTTATCTGTAGGCAGCAGAGCCAAGCACTCGATCAGTAACAGATGCTTAAATCGGCAACATACATAATACAGCGGCCGAGACCCATTAGCCAAATTACCCGAGGTACCTTCATTTCCGGTACTCAAATGGCTCTAACGACACAACAATGGCTCAATGCAATTTCCTGCGTGGCCgagaattaaaataaatgattttcttttccgttttgttaaaaagaaaataaagagaggCAGAAAGATAGAGGTAAGAAAAAGGGTTGAAAGCAGGCGACAAAAACAGCGCAGGTAAGCAATgcaaaacattgaaaacaaagaaacatgtaGGTATCACGCGTGAATTCATAATCGTAGGCGCAATCTCTTTATGATACATTTCCTGTACTAAAACAGGCGTCGCATTGAAGAGTAGTTTGTTCATTAAGTAAAAACAGGAAGGCGTCAATTTAAAAATATCGGCGGATAAAAAGAGATAAGCaagcatgtaaatgtgagaaataaatcaatagaAAAACAATAGCAATAGAAAAACCCTATGAAagggtaagaaaaaaaaacaatctgaatttatttattgattaaaaagaaatcgTATATTGAGATAGGGAGTGTGACACTATAACCGccattattttgtgtgtgtgtgtgtgtatgtgtaagGGGGTGGGGGATGGGTAACATTCCGATTCCAAAATTGGGCTGGCCGAccgggccgggggggggggtgatcctATGAAGGGGGCTATATGCTACGAGATCAAAGCGCTGGATGGCTCGGTGGATGAATTAAGATATCGGATTAAACACAACAGGGTATCAACCGAAAGTGTTCCAGAGGGGTTCAAACTGTTCCGCGGAGGAGCCCAAGCGAATAAAGCTCCATAGAGTTGAATGCTTAATTGCTTCCCTTCGTCGTATTTTGATCGATATCGTAATCTGTTGGTCAATAAGCCTGCTTTTTAATTTCCGATCTGCTCGCTGCCGCTATTGTTTACAGACCCAAGCCACTCTTGCACTCCCTTCACGAGACTGACAACTAAAACATAGGCTTTATTGGGACCATAAGCGAGGCCCTCAACTCCAGCAAATAAAACCTTTTCCTGATGTAGATTTGATGGTCAATGACTACTCTCAGTCAATGATTTTTACTGGGGATTGTAAAATGTCCCAGCGATTCATCGAGCCGGCATTGCAATTATATgatcttttttccccttttgtgGCGGTGCATTAacctgaaccccccccccccgacaagcATGCAGTAGTCCCATTTTTAGTGGAGTTCGAACACTGTTATCCCATGCCACCAccctgaaaatgaataaaaagtcaGTAATAATCACGAATAACATTGCCCTAGGATGATCGACATGTCCATTTTTTCAGCTTCCATCAGCCCGACATAATGATTGCAAAAAGAGCGAGAGAAGGGCCTGTTTTTCTTGGCTTTTCACGTCAGGTTTTAACAAGACCcaagttattttcatttggtaGCGCGGATAGGAAGGCGCAGTTCCGACATGGAATTATGACGAACAATGCGTTCaggaaaagattttttttgttggccTTTTCTTTCATATTCTCCCTTCTCCCACATGTTTGGATTTGTTAGCGTACTACGTCAACAAACAAGAACGTTTTGTAGGTAAACATTCGCTTCCAAAAAAGCATTCCCAATTATGCCGAGCCCCAATTTCTGCTTCCCATTGTAAAGAGAGGAAAAATGGTCTGGAAGTCGTGAACAAATCGCAAAGTAGTCATTAAgggacaaagaaagaaaagaaagagggaaaagggggAATCAGTGGATCAACTGCTTAacttatagaaaaaaaaagaaattgagacTTGTTAAATCATTGAGAGATGACAAATATTGTCAATGTTCGTATTCTGTTGTTAGTTTCCTAACGTGGGGAAAAATTCCGATGAACATCATGCTAATGTTATGTAACACATAATGAACACTCTTTTTCTCTTCAACGCTAATGCAACACTGTGAAAAGCCGTCTTCATGAATTCGGTTGGGTGTAAATGGCATTTAAAAATCGTATAACTAAAAAGttaaataagtgaaataattaACTATTTGGAACTTATACATGTGATTGCATAATCAATTGTGCAATTTCATCATTTAAAAAGGTGCACATTCTAACGATATGAAAGAATTTAGACTACAAACGGGCtgaaatgaaaaacagaaattttgaagttcaCATGTTCATGTATGGGCttaaatactacatgtatacattgatGTGATCCACATGACACGCCATGTGCAACCTTACACCTTTCTAGAAATACAGGTAGTTCACTAAATCAGACCATTGATATCTTTATAAATATGCATGACATTAGTGAATAAGTTTGAATCACAAGTTctggacaattttttttccaacaatAAACTAGCGCGAACATTATTTGCAGACATCATTATTcgagaaaatcaattaaaatgtaaaaattaatttcaGAATTCACCATCATGTTGCAGACAGATGACAATTAGAGATTGAAGGGTATAAATGAGCATGGTTATTTTTTCGGTTAACCCTTTCCAACAAGCAAGTTCATTGGGGTCTCCGAGCGCGAAACTACTGCGAGACCGAGGTAATGAACTTGCGCACACACGGTATTGAGTTTGTGCTCCACCCCTCCGGCTGGCGATGCAGGGAAGCGCATTGTGAAACGAGCGGCAGGGCGAATTCGGGTCTCCTCTGCGCTTCCCACAATATACAAGCCGTGTCCTGGTTTGTAATTATTTTCTGGTGCAATGATTATATTGCCTGTTATTGTTGGAGTAATGCACACACAAAGAACCAAATCGGCGACGGAGCCCCTGCCCAAAAGAGCGAGgaataaggtttttttttctctctcttcttcttcaaaAGACCTGCGGAATTCTGCTTGAATGGTGAGCAAAAGGGGGGAAGGGAAATGGTTTATTCACTCATCACTGGAGCAACGTTCCGGTGGACTtgaaagtttgaagaaaataatggaaacaAGGAATGGGTTATAAGAGAGGGTGATTTTGAATTTGGTCCTTGCAATTGCAGAATTTAGCTTGATGCAGTATTAGTAATTATATGAAtgtgaaaaaaacatgaattgtaaaaaaaacattaaggtTGCACATGCAGGGTTTTAACAAAAGTCATCGGCTGACGAAGTGCTTTGCTTTTCccctcaaagttttttttttcgttgggggggggggtggggtatcAAATGAATGCCTGAAAGTGTGTGTACTATATAGACCTAGCTATAcgtgtataggcctatatatttagGAGGGCTAACTTTACGgatgtgaaaatgaaaagtaaCGTCCCAGAACTGTCCACCAAGATGTCAAATTATCGACAATGGGTTGATTATTATATGGCTCGAATAATGTCAATTGCAGCTTAATGTTAAAAGGAAGCCATTCTTACAATTCGGCTTGGTTTGGTTCTGGGCTACTCGACGGCTAGAAGCAAATATACAGAGTCCGACTTGAAAGGTTTATTGAAATGGCCTGCTTGCATGCGGAATTGAAGCAACGGCCGGGTCTTCGTTCTTCAccggaaaaaaaaagagtggtaAAAAGGCAGGCACCTGGGAACAATAGGGCTTCGAAGGTCTAAAGGTGTGCCAATCTATGCTTGAATAAAGACGGAGAGGAAGCCTAAATTGAATAGAGGGAGGGTGGGAGAACGAGAATAAAAGCAATGTGTGCTTGCTAAGCGTTGCAGGCCATCCGGAGATTGTGGCCGAACGAAGGCCAACCAGCCGTGTGTGAAGCGGAAAGAGATCACAGGCGACTTCGGTAGCAAACATTGAGAGAAGACTGCGGAGAGGTCAACATGATAAAGAACTTGGGCTTGCTCATTCACACAGGAAATGCCATGCactaattcaataacttcagaAATTTGGAGGAGTTTCTGTTTTAGATCTTGACGTCTGTTTGAAAAGACGTTGAGGATTGAAAATGAGTTTGAGTCGATAAGTTGAGGGGGCAGTGGGGCATGGATAGAATGGAACACTTGTGAACATACAATGAGAAACCCAATGAATTGTGATTGGTTTGTCATCGCTTTTTCCTCCcgagagatgaaaaaaaaaaactagaatgaaatattcaaatggaTTTCCCCCTCATTCATTTTGACATAGGGCATAGGCCATCGGGTAGTGCTGGAGCCTGTTACGTAAGCACCCCTGCCAAGATGGCGTCTTTTCAAATCCACTAGGGTATCGCGTTTGGAAATGATACACCACCATAACGTATCAAGTATGTGTGGGGGCCCAGATAAATGAAATACTCCCGTTGATGGTtagaccatggagctattacagagaatagctctatggttagacaagaaaacaaaattcattaaaatcaaaGCGGAATAACAGGCATGTGGCCATTTGATCCAATCCCGCCGCTAATGAGCGGTGGTTTGTGCTTTACAGTCTGGCAAGTCCAAGGACATTCAAACCTTTTCCTACCATTTTGAAAGTGTGACGGCTGGGGTATTCGACTAAGAAATCTTGATAAACCCCAACACATAGATAAAAGGATTTGGGCAAACCAGCTCCCATACCTCTGGTTTATGCTTAGTGGAAGGTTCCTGTTTACTCTGGTCCCTTACTAAACACTCCACGACCCCTCGAACAATATGGAGTCTCAAACTCGTCCAATAGACAAAATATCTTTTCTCCAAAAGCGTTACCAGTTTTATGTACACAACACACAAGGAGAGACGGTAGCGATCTAAAAACCCCGCCATCTTTTCTTCACCATTCTCAACCGATAGAGCGTATTGCATCAGATGAATACTATCGCGCGAGAGAAGTGCGATTAGAGATAACGAACGTACGCCATATACGCGTAGAAAGTGTACATCGGCTGTGATAGAACTTCATCGTTATCTGTTCTACCCATTTGTCTAACTTTGGCCCCAAGCTAGTTCATACAAGGTCCATAAATATTAATAGGCCATCACGCTGATATGCTATCTCGTGTCAAATTACACACATTACGGAAGAACGAACTTGCATAACGTTATCTTACACTGTGCATGCGTTACCTCTTCATTTTGGGGGTCctttacaaaataaattgttagGGGGCAATACTCACTTTTGAATGATACAgtgtagaatgcctacaatAAACGCGACACTATAATCACTTCTAATAATGATGTTGTGCACATCATGCAATGTAATATCATCCActgaatgaacaaaataataccTGTTTTCTGGGTGACTTCTGATATACACATTACACAATACATTATGCAAATGTAGTAATGTACATCGATTTAGGTTAAATAGAGATGTGACAAAGTATTATAGGCACATTATTCTGAATCTAACTCTTTCAGAAAGAATATATTTTCTTCCATACATTGTTCCATAATCCATAGCATCATAGAACCAATCAATGTTCTTGTAAATCAATAGAAACAAAAAATGTACAAACTCGTTTTCCTCTTTTCgttaaattatttttgtatttgaagCTCTATAATAAATTTAAACATTTAGCACACTACATGAATAACAAATTTTTGATGTATATTTGTAGTGGCTCATTTATGTCTTAATTGCACCTATTtcgagatacatgtacatcccacATCCTCACTAGTTGTTGGACAACACACTGTCTACCAGGACTGTGAGTCAGACCACCTTTTGGTAGGGACtgcacaaatacaaaaaaaaaaaacaccatcaTGAAGGGACTCTTGCAGTGTCTTCTGGCCACTTGGAGACGTCTTTCTGCAAGCTTCATGAAGCCAGGCCCTGAGGCACCGTTGTCTACTAGTACCCCATTCTTGAAGCCTCGCCTCTCCTGCAACCCTTACCTTACCGGAACTGTTCGGTGGTCGATAGTGACCCTATCAAGCCACATCTCAGAGATGTGACGAGAGATCATGGTAAACATATCATCGTCCTGAGCTGCACTCCGCAGAAATCCTCTCCAACAGTTCCAGGGTTGATTTTGCAGCTCTCCTGGATTGTGCAGGTGTGTAATTTTAGAGGTCCATGAAGACCACGATGCCTGTATAACATCCACAAGATACGATGTAAGAATCATCCATAATGTTGAATGCACGAGCCTTCTGCAGGATGCACTGTTCTCATATTTGACTGTCATCTTGTTGAATAAACATGCAGCTAACATTTAAAGATTTGGGGTGTTGCTTACTCTCATAACGCGTCATATGCTTCACCGTTCTCCCATCTGCTGCACTGACATCCTTGTCTTCCCTGAGAATGGCATTGTCTGTAGGCTTCGAGTGCTCCTCGCCCAGGAAGGTAACAACATAAACAAGGCAAGCATAAGGACAAGAGACTCAAGCAAGTCCATCTAGTACATCGTAAGTGAGGCCGACAGGAGCAAGGGTCATCAGTACAATAGGCGTACTCTCTGTCCGATTCTCTTGCACAATGATAAAATAAGCTTTTTACGCATGTCATGCATGTACAGCAGTTCAGAACACACTCTGGAGAGCATTCGCACCTTCCGTTGCAACACCACGTACTTGGTAGTCTATTGCTATTTCTGCACTTCTCACACCTACAATAACCACACTGAGGGCAAGGAAATGGATCCTTACTcaatttttcttctcctttcccATGAAGTTCACCACCATGTGTCGGTGTTGTCGGTGATGACTGTTCGCTTTTACCTTTAAGTTTCTCGTCAGGTTTTGATTTCACAACTCTGAGTACTTTTGCTTTACCTTTGGGGTCCCTGATCACAATGAGATCACTTCTAGGATACCC carries:
- the LOC121430850 gene encoding protein sprouty homolog 3-like, which codes for MAQDGGDLVVRQPTSVHGSPTGSIPILLPPGWRSRNLQALRSATGDEARPNEYVDTNNDRLNGRNNNESPNSRSAENSGDEGYPRSDLIVIRDPKGKAKVLRVVKSKPDEKLKGKSEQSSPTTPTHGGELHGKGEEKLSKDPFPCPQCGYCRCEKCRNSNRLPSTWCCNGRCECSPECVLNCCTCMTCVKSLFYHCARESDREYAYCTDDPCSCRPHLRCTRWTCLSLLSLCLPCLCCYLPGRGALEAYRQCHSQGRQGCQCSRWENGEAYDAL